From Cellulomonas oligotrophica, a single genomic window includes:
- a CDS encoding YVTN family beta-propeller repeat protein: MWTPTRRPILLTVAAASTLLLAACSTGSQPSARDDVATPAATEAPAATGVTGTVWVANEGEGTLTAIDAGSGEVLTTVTGVPSPHNVQTSPDGATVWAVSGHNQALVALDAESYELRGTAPTGTSPAHVVLTPDGSSVYVTNSGEGTLGRYDAATLAPTGTVDLSAGPHGQRPSADGTVLVVAGTGAGTIDVVDPATLTRTATIPVGESPVQVAVADDARTAYVSLAGTSTVAKVDLVGEAVVGAVEVPSPPVQLFLTPDGASLLSADQGTADAPGDTVTIIDVAIMDVRATITTGSGPHGVVVDPSGEVAWVTNLYDDTVSVLDLATNTVTATIPVGDLPNGISFTPRTGARPESSPALTVPDYSTGSEDSGHSDTHGDDDHHG; the protein is encoded by the coding sequence ATGTGGACCCCGACCCGCCGCCCGATCCTGCTCACCGTCGCCGCCGCGAGCACCCTCCTGCTCGCGGCGTGCAGCACCGGCTCCCAGCCTTCCGCCCGGGACGACGTCGCCACCCCGGCGGCGACCGAGGCCCCAGCCGCCACCGGGGTGACCGGCACGGTGTGGGTCGCCAACGAGGGCGAGGGGACGCTGACCGCGATCGACGCGGGTTCCGGTGAGGTGCTGACCACGGTGACCGGCGTCCCGAGCCCGCACAACGTGCAGACCAGCCCGGACGGCGCCACGGTCTGGGCGGTCAGCGGGCACAACCAGGCGCTCGTCGCCCTGGACGCCGAGAGCTACGAGCTGCGCGGGACGGCACCGACCGGCACGAGCCCTGCGCACGTGGTGCTGACGCCCGACGGGTCCTCGGTCTACGTGACGAACTCCGGCGAGGGCACGCTCGGCCGCTACGACGCCGCCACGCTGGCGCCCACCGGGACCGTCGACCTGAGCGCCGGTCCGCACGGCCAGCGCCCCAGCGCCGACGGCACCGTGCTGGTGGTCGCGGGCACGGGCGCCGGCACGATCGACGTGGTCGACCCCGCCACCCTCACGCGCACCGCGACCATCCCGGTCGGTGAGTCGCCGGTGCAGGTCGCCGTGGCGGACGACGCCCGCACCGCGTACGTGAGCCTTGCCGGGACCAGCACGGTCGCGAAGGTCGACCTGGTCGGAGAGGCGGTCGTCGGGGCCGTCGAGGTGCCGTCACCCCCGGTCCAGCTGTTCCTCACCCCGGACGGCGCCAGCCTGCTGTCGGCCGACCAGGGCACCGCCGACGCGCCCGGGGACACCGTGACGATCATCGACGTCGCGATCATGGACGTCCGAGCCACCATCACGACCGGGTCGGGCCCGCACGGGGTCGTCGTCGACCCCTCGGGGGAGGTCGCCTGGGTGACCAACCTGTACGACGACACGGTCTCGGTGCTGGACCTCGCCACGAACACCGTCACGGCCACGATCCCGGTCGGCGACCTCCCCAACGGCATCTCCTTCACCCCCCGCACCGGCGCACGCCCGGAGTCCTCCCCTGCGCTGACGGTCCCCGACTACTCCACCGGGTCCGAGGACAGCGGCCACTCCGACACGCACGGCGACGACGACCACCACGGCTGA
- a CDS encoding F510_1955 family glycosylhydrolase — MNRARRRLTATVTAFGVALTVAACSEGAGSATTPTRSATAASDGHAHEHADEADGAGLPGAHTHGVGINPADDLVYLATHEGLFRYDDTGSTRVGPVIDLMGFTVAGPDHFYASGHPGAGTDLPNPVGLIETTDAGETWTPLSRAGESDFHALTASGSGVVAFDGTALQSTEDGMTWGDLAVPVPPFAMDVSPDGLTIVVTSQEGPVRSTDAGASWDRLDDAPPLQVVDWADASTVVGLTPDGAVVLSEDAGATWAPAATLPGQPQAVAAHRAADGTLRVIAVTQDAVLESVDLAAGFEPLPGA; from the coding sequence ATGAACCGCGCGCGACGGCGCCTGACCGCCACCGTGACCGCCTTCGGCGTGGCCTTGACGGTGGCCGCCTGCTCGGAGGGCGCCGGCTCAGCGACCACACCGACGCGCTCGGCGACCGCGGCCTCCGACGGGCACGCTCACGAGCACGCGGATGAGGCTGACGGCGCGGGTCTACCGGGGGCACACACGCACGGCGTGGGGATCAATCCCGCCGACGACCTGGTCTACCTGGCCACGCACGAGGGTCTGTTCCGGTACGACGACACCGGTTCGACGCGGGTCGGTCCGGTGATCGACCTCATGGGGTTCACCGTCGCCGGGCCGGACCACTTCTACGCCTCGGGTCACCCGGGCGCCGGGACGGACCTGCCGAACCCCGTCGGCCTGATCGAGACGACCGACGCGGGAGAGACCTGGACCCCGTTGTCGCGTGCGGGCGAGTCGGACTTCCACGCCCTGACCGCGTCGGGTTCGGGGGTCGTGGCGTTCGACGGCACAGCCCTGCAGTCCACGGAGGACGGGATGACGTGGGGTGACCTCGCCGTCCCCGTACCGCCGTTCGCGATGGACGTCTCGCCTGACGGGCTCACGATCGTGGTGACGAGCCAGGAGGGCCCGGTCCGATCCACGGACGCCGGGGCGAGTTGGGACAGGCTCGACGACGCGCCGCCGCTGCAGGTCGTCGACTGGGCGGACGCGTCGACCGTCGTCGGGCTGACTCCGGACGGGGCGGTCGTGTTGTCCGAGGACGCCGGTGCCACCTGGGCGCCGGCCGCGACCCTCCCCGGACAGCCTCAGGCCGTGGCCGCCCACCGAGCGGCCGACGGCACCCTGCGGGTGATCGCAGTCACGCAGGACGCGGTGCTGGAGTCAGTGGACCTCGCTGCCGGGTTCGAACCGTTGCCCGGGGCGTGA
- a CDS encoding C40 family peptidase: MPSSATRGRRRSPGRPTTSFDDLATATSAGLATAGRRSAVAAAGSGLILSMVAVPASAHGSGAHSASVAGVNTTALTAPAHALVHTSPVVAAAPDAVWGFDAPTLTAVAPPPVVEAEPEPAPPAASRSGARAAAAAAAEPAAQEAPAAEAEPIGAAAPASANGNAIVEIAARYVGVPYLSGGSTPEGFDCSGFTSYVYAQVGITLPRTSSAQRGAGTVVSRAEAQPGDLIWSPGHISIYAGDNMQVDAPRPGKTIQIREIWQTNPTFIRVS; encoded by the coding sequence ATGCCTTCGAGCGCCACCCGCGGCCGCCGCCGCTCACCCGGTCGCCCCACGACCTCTTTCGACGACCTCGCCACCGCGACCAGCGCGGGCCTGGCCACCGCGGGCCGCCGCTCGGCCGTGGCCGCCGCCGGGTCCGGGCTGATCCTCTCGATGGTGGCCGTCCCTGCGTCGGCCCACGGGTCGGGCGCGCACAGCGCGAGCGTCGCGGGCGTCAACACGACTGCCCTCACCGCCCCCGCGCACGCGCTCGTGCACACCTCCCCGGTCGTGGCCGCCGCCCCGGACGCCGTCTGGGGCTTCGACGCCCCCACGCTGACCGCGGTCGCCCCGCCGCCCGTCGTCGAGGCCGAGCCTGAGCCCGCGCCGCCCGCCGCATCGCGGAGCGGGGCCCGCGCCGCGGCCGCCGCGGCGGCCGAGCCCGCCGCGCAGGAGGCGCCCGCGGCCGAGGCGGAGCCGATCGGTGCTGCGGCGCCCGCGTCAGCGAACGGCAACGCGATCGTCGAGATCGCGGCCCGCTACGTCGGCGTGCCCTACCTCTCCGGGGGCAGCACCCCGGAAGGCTTCGACTGCTCGGGGTTCACGTCCTACGTGTACGCCCAGGTCGGCATCACCCTCCCGCGCACGTCCTCCGCCCAGCGCGGCGCCGGCACGGTCGTCTCCCGGGCCGAGGCCCAGCCGGGCGACCTCATCTGGTCCCCGGGGCACATCTCGATCTACGCCGGCGACAACATGCAGGTCGACGCCCCCCGCCCGGGCAAGACCATCCAGATCCGGGAGATCTGGCAGACCAACCCCACCTTCATCCGCGTCAGCTGA
- a CDS encoding DUF2269 domain-containing protein, translating to MRMSPGLRKGALCLHITSSVGWTGAVLTFLGLSVVAITAREDATVRAMYVAMDALAWTVLVPLALASLVTGLVQSLGTVWGLVRHYWVVTKLALTVVATFVLVLYTQTLATLAEVATDTSTGDPDALRSVSPLVHVVLALLVLLGATVLSVFKPKGLTARGWRLQQRARAA from the coding sequence GTGAGGATGTCGCCGGGGCTGCGCAAGGGGGCGCTGTGCCTGCACATCACGTCCTCGGTCGGGTGGACCGGGGCGGTGCTGACGTTCTTGGGGCTGTCCGTGGTGGCGATCACTGCACGGGAGGACGCGACGGTGCGCGCGATGTACGTCGCGATGGATGCGCTGGCGTGGACGGTGCTCGTGCCGCTGGCGCTCGCCTCACTGGTGACAGGTCTGGTGCAGTCGCTGGGCACGGTGTGGGGGCTCGTGCGGCACTACTGGGTGGTGACCAAGCTGGCGCTCACCGTGGTGGCCACGTTTGTGCTGGTCCTGTACACCCAGACCCTCGCCACGCTGGCCGAGGTCGCGACCGACACCTCGACCGGCGACCCCGACGCGCTGCGCTCGGTCTCTCCGTTGGTGCACGTGGTGCTTGCGCTGCTGGTGCTGCTGGGCGCCACGGTCTTGTCGGTGTTCAAGCCCAAGGGCCTGACGGCCCGCGGGTGGCGGCTGCAGCAGCGCGCGCGGGCCGCCTGA
- a CDS encoding IS3 family transposase (programmed frameshift) yields MPAAKPPEFRRRAVELARSGQQPVAKIAADLGISESCLRRWMTQADVDAGRREGLTSEERKELVELRRRTRVLEMENEILKRAFGLLRPGERPPKMTFRLVRELADDGISVAVACRVLDVSRSGFYDWLVRPPSARAVADAELIATIAAVHQMSRCSYGAPRVHAELRLGLGVACGRKRVARLMRTAGLVGVCHRRKRRGQRPLPAPHEDLVQRRFVAEGPDRLWCTDITEHPTSTGKVYCAAVLDVFTRKVVGWSIADYMRSELVVDALQMAIWTRQPGPGAIVHADRGAQYTSWIFGHRLRAAGLLGSMGRVASSVDNTMMESFWSTMQRELLDRRTWASREELAAAIFEWIEGFYNPVRRHSGLGYRSPNQFEDLHTAALTAA; encoded by the exons GTGCCTGCAGCCAAGCCGCCGGAGTTCCGGCGTCGAGCAGTGGAATTGGCCCGTAGCGGCCAGCAGCCGGTCGCGAAGATCGCGGCGGATCTGGGGATCAGCGAGTCGTGCCTGCGCCGGTGGATGACCCAGGCCGACGTCGATGCCGGCCGCCGCGAGGGTCTGACCAGCGAGGAACGCAAGGAGCTGGTCGAACTGCGCCGCCGAACCCGGGTGCTGGAGATGGAGAACGAGATCCTCAAGCGCGCCT TCGGCCTACTTCGCCCGGGAGAACGTCCTCCCAAAATGACGTTCCGGCTGGTCCGTGAGCTCGCCGACGACGGGATCTCCGTCGCGGTGGCCTGCCGGGTGCTCGACGTTTCCCGCTCGGGCTTCTACGACTGGCTGGTCCGCCCGCCGTCGGCCCGAGCGGTTGCCGATGCCGAGCTGATCGCGACGATCGCGGCGGTCCACCAGATGTCGCGGTGCTCCTACGGCGCCCCGCGGGTCCACGCCGAGCTGCGCCTGGGCCTCGGCGTCGCCTGCGGGCGCAAGCGCGTCGCGAGGTTGATGCGGACCGCCGGCCTGGTCGGGGTGTGTCACCGGCGAAAGCGCCGTGGTCAGCGGCCGCTTCCAGCCCCGCACGAGGACCTGGTCCAGCGCCGGTTCGTCGCCGAGGGCCCGGACCGGTTGTGGTGCACTGACATCACCGAGCACCCCACGAGCACCGGGAAGGTCTACTGCGCCGCGGTGTTGGACGTGTTCACCCGCAAGGTCGTCGGGTGGTCGATCGCGGACTACATGCGCTCCGAGCTCGTCGTCGACGCCTTGCAGATGGCGATCTGGACCCGCCAGCCGGGCCCCGGAGCCATCGTCCACGCGGACCGCGGAGCTCAGTACACGTCGTGGATCTTCGGGCACCGGCTGCGCGCGGCCGGCCTGCTCGGCTCGATGGGCCGGGTCGCCTCGAGCGTGGACAACACGATGATGGAGTCGTTCTGGTCCACGATGCAGCGCGAGCTCCTGGACCGCCGCACCTGGGCCAGCCGCGAGGAACTCGCCGCCGCGATCTTCGAGTGGATCGAGGGCTTCTACAACCCCGTCCGTCGCCACTCCGGCCTCGGCTACCGGTCCCCGAACCAGTTCGAGGACCTTCACACCGCCGCACTCACCGCGGCATGA
- a CDS encoding heme-degrading domain-containing protein has product MPDHDELDALIARLEAEEAELVLDRFTDDDAWTLGTWLRTTAVERGLSVTIDVQRGEHRLFHAALPGTSADNDAWIERKTRLVRRLGHPSYLVGRRLARSGTSLADLGMDPYLFVAAGGCVPVVVRGVGMVATVTVSGLPQAQDHALVVEALHALRGTTA; this is encoded by the coding sequence GTGCCTGACCACGACGAGCTCGACGCGCTCATCGCCCGCCTGGAGGCGGAGGAGGCCGAGCTCGTGCTCGACCGCTTCACCGACGACGACGCCTGGACGCTCGGCACCTGGCTGCGCACCACCGCGGTCGAGCGCGGCCTGTCCGTGACCATCGACGTGCAGCGCGGCGAGCACCGCCTGTTCCACGCCGCCCTGCCCGGCACGTCCGCCGACAACGACGCGTGGATCGAGCGCAAGACGCGCCTGGTCCGCCGTCTGGGCCACCCCTCCTACCTCGTCGGGCGCCGCCTGGCCCGCTCCGGCACGAGCCTGGCCGACCTGGGCATGGACCCGTACCTCTTCGTCGCCGCCGGCGGCTGCGTGCCCGTGGTGGTCCGCGGCGTCGGCATGGTCGCCACCGTCACCGTCTCGGGCCTGCCCCAGGCGCAGGACCACGCCCTCGTCGTCGAGGCCCTGCACGCCCTGCGCGGCACGACGGCCTGA
- a CDS encoding response regulator transcription factor, whose protein sequence is MTAAISPPLRVALVEDQPLFLTMLQRVLEDAPGLHVVATARTHAEASRVLRPGLAQVVVLDIDLPDGNGISLGVRLRRAQPDLGVLLLSAHDAMDLLLDLPPDVAHGWCYLSKTSSTSEESLVGAIRAAARGETVLDPALLDRMTPRAGSSVAQLTQRQYEVLRLLAEGLSNAGIGERMGITEKSVQNHVHAVYATLGIDADPVRNPRVSAALRLLEETGPAS, encoded by the coding sequence ATGACTGCGGCCATCTCCCCGCCGCTGCGTGTCGCCCTCGTCGAGGACCAGCCCCTCTTCCTGACGATGCTCCAGCGTGTCCTCGAGGACGCACCGGGTCTGCACGTGGTCGCCACCGCCCGCACGCACGCCGAGGCGTCCCGGGTGCTGCGGCCCGGGCTGGCGCAGGTCGTGGTGCTCGACATCGACCTGCCGGACGGCAACGGGATCTCCCTGGGGGTGCGGCTGCGGCGCGCGCAGCCCGACCTGGGAGTGCTCCTGCTGTCCGCGCACGACGCGATGGACCTCCTGCTCGACCTGCCGCCGGACGTGGCGCACGGCTGGTGCTACCTGTCGAAGACCAGCTCGACCAGCGAGGAGAGCCTCGTCGGCGCGATCCGTGCGGCGGCGAGGGGCGAGACGGTGCTCGACCCGGCGCTGCTGGACCGGATGACGCCGCGGGCGGGGTCGAGCGTCGCCCAGCTGACGCAGCGGCAGTACGAGGTGCTGCGGCTGCTGGCCGAGGGGCTGTCGAACGCGGGCATCGGCGAGCGCATGGGCATCACGGAGAAGTCCGTGCAGAACCACGTGCACGCCGTCTACGCGACGCTCGGCATCGACGCCGACCCGGTGCGCAACCCCCGGGTGAGCGCGGCGCTGCGGCTGCTGGAGGAGACCGGCCCGGCCTCCTGA
- a CDS encoding sensor histidine kinase: MEVHAEDPVEARARALAARDDVGDRRAMLGATALLASVYAVGAVLQSAYVYATLVPGWQGVPVTARLAANFLAIGALLVALGVLRVQRWRSRWAIAGGIVAGAVVLSAVRLACQVAFGVYTDPDRSTVEAEVVAGLVIGSVSSGAGVWAAAARRALRSQARAAERENRLVHDALRALEHEEVRLRRAVAEGLHASLQQRLVLLTGRIDRLADRLEATGTVAPGDVPELREVRAEVETVRAQDVREMSRLLFPDQLEIGVVPAVRAIVRRLPPIIAVRVAASPELRAVDDPADPRLTMAERLLAVRVVEEALTNALKHATPTSVEVDLDMQGGALVVRVRDDGDGFDPATVTSSGLTRLRERVHLVGGTLAVRSATGAGTGVEARLPVEALRARPRGSQAPPRHDA; the protein is encoded by the coding sequence GTGGAGGTGCACGCCGAGGACCCCGTCGAGGCCCGGGCCCGCGCGCTCGCCGCCCGCGACGACGTGGGGGACCGCCGCGCCATGCTCGGCGCGACGGCGCTGCTCGCGAGCGTCTACGCGGTCGGGGCCGTGCTGCAGTCCGCGTACGTGTACGCGACGCTGGTCCCGGGGTGGCAGGGGGTGCCCGTCACCGCCCGCCTGGCCGCCAACTTCCTCGCGATCGGCGCGCTCCTCGTGGCGCTCGGGGTGCTGCGGGTGCAGCGCTGGCGCAGCCGCTGGGCGATCGCCGGCGGGATCGTCGCCGGGGCGGTCGTGCTCTCCGCGGTCCGCCTGGCGTGCCAGGTCGCCTTCGGCGTCTACACCGACCCCGACCGGTCGACGGTCGAGGCGGAGGTCGTCGCGGGGCTCGTCATCGGCTCCGTCTCGTCCGGCGCGGGGGTCTGGGCCGCCGCGGCGCGGCGCGCGCTGCGCTCCCAGGCGCGCGCCGCCGAGCGCGAGAACCGGCTCGTCCACGACGCCCTGCGCGCCCTCGAGCACGAGGAGGTGCGGCTGCGTCGCGCCGTCGCCGAGGGGCTGCACGCGAGCCTGCAGCAGCGGCTCGTGCTGCTCACCGGTCGCATCGACCGCCTGGCGGACCGGCTGGAGGCGACGGGCACGGTCGCGCCCGGGGACGTGCCCGAGCTGCGGGAGGTGCGCGCCGAGGTCGAGACGGTCCGCGCCCAGGACGTCCGGGAGATGAGCCGCCTGCTGTTCCCCGACCAGCTCGAGATCGGCGTCGTGCCCGCCGTCCGGGCCATCGTGCGCCGGCTGCCCCCGATCATCGCCGTGCGCGTCGCCGCGTCGCCGGAGCTGCGCGCGGTCGACGACCCCGCCGACCCCCGCCTGACGATGGCGGAGCGGCTGCTGGCCGTCCGGGTCGTCGAGGAGGCGCTGACCAACGCCCTCAAGCACGCCACGCCCACGAGCGTCGAGGTCGACCTGGACATGCAGGGCGGCGCGCTCGTGGTGCGGGTGCGCGACGACGGCGACGGCTTCGACCCGGCGACGGTCACCTCCTCGGGCCTGACCCGTCTGCGCGAGCGCGTCCACCTGGTGGGGGGCACGCTCGCCGTCCGGTCCGCCACGGGCGCGGGCACGGGCGTCGAGGCGCGGCTGCCGGTGGAGGCGCTGCGTGCCCGGCCCCGCGGGTCGCAGGCCCCGCCGCGGCACGACGCCTAG
- a CDS encoding signal peptidase I yields MRRVVASSLVSGLMYALAAVAVVLLWPSSLGGCTTLTVVRGQSMEPTLHDGDVVLARCGRPEVDDVVVYAPAGYDGTQIIHRVVGGGPSGWVLQGDNNDVVDPFTPTDDEVVGVARLTVPHLGAATAFLAHPGPWSALVLISVLLLAWPGPRRV; encoded by the coding sequence GTGCGTCGCGTCGTCGCGTCCTCGCTCGTCTCCGGCCTGATGTACGCGCTCGCCGCGGTCGCCGTGGTGCTCCTGTGGCCGTCGAGCCTCGGCGGCTGCACCACCCTGACGGTCGTGCGCGGCCAGTCCATGGAGCCCACGCTGCACGACGGCGACGTCGTCCTCGCGCGCTGCGGGCGCCCCGAGGTCGACGACGTCGTCGTCTACGCCCCCGCGGGCTACGACGGCACCCAGATCATCCACCGCGTCGTCGGCGGCGGCCCGTCCGGGTGGGTGCTGCAGGGCGACAACAACGACGTCGTGGACCCCTTCACCCCGACCGACGACGAGGTCGTGGGCGTCGCCCGCCTCACGGTGCCCCACCTGGGCGCGGCCACCGCGTTCCTCGCCCACCCCGGCCCCTGGTCGGCCCTCGTGCTGATCTCGGTGCTGCTGCTCGCCTGGCCCGGCCCCCGCCGGGTCTGA
- a CDS encoding SGNH/GDSL hydrolase family protein — translation MPAAPAPRWSRYVAVGDSFTEGLWDGPEDGSAPLRGWADQLASHLSARRTAAGEPALEYANLAIRGRLVRSILDEQLPVAIELEPDLVSLVGGGNDILRPSVDVDTVAASLDHAVARLRAAGIAVLLSTGFDTGQSPLVRVTRSRVGVFNAHVWSIARRRGAYVLDVWGMRSLRDWRMWAPDRIHLTPDGHSRVSQAALVGLGLEPDQPDWDDPLAPLPPAPPLDQARANARWVREHAYPWMTRRLRRVSSGDLLTPKRPVPTPLE, via the coding sequence ATGCCTGCCGCACCCGCACCCCGCTGGTCCCGCTACGTCGCCGTCGGCGACTCCTTCACCGAAGGGCTGTGGGACGGCCCGGAGGACGGTTCCGCGCCGCTGCGGGGGTGGGCCGACCAGCTCGCCTCGCACCTGTCGGCCCGGCGCACGGCCGCCGGCGAGCCCGCGCTGGAGTACGCGAACCTCGCGATCCGCGGCCGCCTCGTGCGGTCGATCCTCGACGAGCAGCTGCCCGTCGCGATCGAGCTCGAGCCCGACCTGGTCAGCCTCGTCGGCGGCGGCAACGACATCCTGCGCCCGTCCGTGGACGTCGACACCGTCGCCGCCTCGCTCGACCACGCCGTCGCCCGGCTGCGCGCCGCAGGGATCGCCGTGCTCCTGTCCACCGGCTTCGACACCGGGCAGAGCCCGCTCGTGCGCGTCACCCGCAGCCGCGTGGGCGTCTTCAACGCGCACGTGTGGTCCATCGCGCGGCGCCGGGGCGCGTACGTGCTCGACGTGTGGGGCATGCGCAGCCTGCGCGACTGGCGCATGTGGGCCCCCGACCGGATCCACCTGACGCCCGACGGCCACTCCCGGGTCTCGCAGGCCGCGCTCGTCGGCCTCGGCCTGGAGCCCGACCAGCCCGACTGGGACGACCCGCTGGCCCCGCTGCCGCCGGCCCCGCCGCTGGACCAGGCGCGCGCGAACGCCCGCTGGGTGCGCGAGCACGCCTACCCCTGGATGACCCGCCGCCTGCGCCGCGTCTCCTCGGGCGACCTGCTGACCCCCAAGCGACCGGTGCCGACCCCGCTGGAGTGA
- a CDS encoding uracil-DNA glycosylase: protein MTAAPLDQLVAPDWAAALAPVEPALRAAGAFLREEVAAGRPYLPAGDAVLHAFRRPLADVRVLVVGQDPYPTPGHPMGLSFSVRPQVRPVPRSLANIFRELVADMGVPVPSSGDLTPWADQGVMLLNRVLTVRPGAPASHRGKGWEQVTDRAIAALVERGGPLVAVLWGRDAQSLTPALGDVPVVASPHPSPLSASRGFFGSRPFSRVNALLVEQGAEPVDWTLP from the coding sequence GTGACCGCCGCGCCGCTCGACCAGCTCGTCGCGCCCGACTGGGCCGCCGCCCTCGCCCCCGTGGAGCCCGCGCTGCGCGCCGCCGGGGCGTTCCTGCGCGAGGAGGTCGCTGCGGGCCGGCCGTACCTGCCCGCCGGCGACGCCGTCCTGCACGCCTTCCGCCGACCGCTCGCCGACGTGCGGGTGCTCGTGGTCGGGCAGGACCCGTACCCGACGCCGGGCCACCCCATGGGCCTGTCGTTCTCCGTGCGGCCGCAGGTGCGCCCGGTGCCCCGCTCGCTGGCGAACATCTTCCGCGAGCTCGTGGCCGACATGGGCGTCCCCGTCCCGTCGTCGGGCGACCTCACCCCCTGGGCGGACCAGGGCGTCATGCTGCTCAACCGGGTGCTCACCGTGCGCCCCGGCGCCCCGGCGTCGCACCGCGGCAAGGGCTGGGAGCAGGTCACCGACCGGGCGATCGCGGCGCTCGTCGAGCGCGGCGGCCCGCTGGTCGCGGTGCTGTGGGGACGCGACGCGCAGTCGCTCACCCCCGCGCTGGGCGACGTGCCCGTCGTCGCGAGCCCGCACCCGTCCCCCCTGTCCGCGAGCCGCGGGTTCTTCGGGTCACGGCCCTTCTCGCGCGTGAACGCCCTCCTCGTCGAGCAGGGCGCCGAGCCCGTGGACTGGACGCTGCCGTGA
- a CDS encoding DUF3263 domain-containing protein — translation MDATVALTPVDDVDDAADGLSDRDRKVLEFERQWWKFAGAKEQAVRELFDMSATRYYQVLNALIDEPAALAYDPMLVKRLRRMRSSRQRARTARRLGSEA, via the coding sequence ATGGACGCCACGGTGGCGCTCACCCCGGTGGACGACGTCGACGACGCCGCCGACGGCCTGTCCGACCGGGACCGGAAGGTGCTGGAGTTCGAGCGCCAGTGGTGGAAGTTCGCCGGGGCCAAGGAGCAGGCGGTCCGCGAGCTGTTCGACATGTCGGCGACCCGGTACTACCAGGTGCTCAACGCCCTGATCGACGAGCCCGCGGCCCTCGCGTACGACCCGATGCTCGTCAAGCGTCTGCGCCGGATGCGGTCCTCCCGCCAGCGCGCGCGCACCGCCCGCCGCCTCGGCTCCGAGGCCTGA
- a CDS encoding LytR C-terminal domain-containing protein, protein MSKADYPYPEDEFDVSSPDSPRGVHRAPRSAWSRWWPFLAVLVVVPALAFAAVSYLTAGGDSSIGGTDDAGGGASQTPAPTETATQTEAPAEEVPAAPALETPVQVLNGAGIEGLATRVTGELNAVGFTSVTAGNASAPLPAASTIYIGSEDLRVTADLVATTLGVPTVEVNIGTAPAGIVLVLVSDPAVG, encoded by the coding sequence GTGAGCAAGGCCGACTACCCGTACCCGGAGGACGAGTTCGACGTCTCGTCGCCGGACTCGCCCCGTGGCGTGCACCGCGCGCCGCGCTCGGCGTGGAGCCGGTGGTGGCCGTTCCTGGCGGTCCTCGTCGTCGTCCCCGCCCTCGCCTTCGCCGCCGTCAGCTACCTGACCGCGGGCGGCGACTCGTCGATCGGCGGCACCGACGACGCGGGCGGTGGCGCGTCGCAGACCCCCGCGCCGACCGAGACCGCCACGCAGACGGAGGCCCCCGCCGAGGAGGTGCCCGCGGCCCCGGCGCTCGAGACGCCCGTGCAGGTGCTCAACGGCGCCGGCATCGAGGGCCTCGCCACCCGCGTCACCGGTGAGCTCAACGCGGTCGGCTTCACCTCCGTCACGGCCGGGAACGCGTCGGCCCCGCTGCCGGCGGCCTCCACGATCTACATCGGCTCCGAGGACCTGCGGGTCACGGCCGACCTCGTGGCGACGACCCTGGGCGTGCCCACGGTCGAGGTCAACATCGGGACCGCGCCCGCCGGCATCGTCCTCGTGCTCGTCTCGGACCCCGCCGTCGGCTGA